One segment of Chitinivorax tropicus DNA contains the following:
- a CDS encoding branched-chain amino acid ABC transporter permease — protein MIVIGVILALLPIFIGQTFGNSWVRALNFALLYAMLALGLNIVVGYAGLLDLGYIAFYAVGAYLYSLLNSPHFGLNLPIYLLLPLGALVACVFGVLLGAPTLKLRGDYLAIVTLGFGEIIRLFMNNLDRPINITNGPQGINNVGPIEIAGVNLHKPIDLGFITLQSTYLYYYLFLALAILIIIISIRLQDSRIGRAWVAIREDEIAATAMGINTRNVKLTAFAMGASFGGIAGGLFAGFQGFVSPESFTLMESIMVLAMVVLGGMGHIPGVILGALMLSVTPELLRDVANMMHSQDGRPLIDPENLRMLLFGLAMVVIMLFRPAGLWPSSRRRAELKPATEKIKLQEDSNLQDAEKKHE, from the coding sequence ATGATTGTCATTGGCGTCATTCTGGCCTTGTTACCCATCTTCATCGGTCAGACATTCGGTAATTCCTGGGTACGCGCACTGAATTTCGCCTTGCTCTATGCCATGTTGGCATTGGGGCTGAACATCGTCGTCGGCTATGCCGGCCTGCTGGATCTGGGCTATATCGCCTTCTATGCAGTTGGTGCCTATCTGTACTCACTATTGAACAGCCCGCACTTTGGGTTGAACCTGCCGATCTATCTGCTACTGCCGCTGGGTGCGCTGGTGGCCTGCGTGTTCGGTGTGCTGCTGGGCGCTCCGACCTTGAAGCTGCGAGGGGACTATCTGGCCATCGTCACACTTGGCTTTGGTGAAATCATCCGGCTGTTCATGAACAACCTGGATCGTCCGATCAACATCACCAACGGCCCACAAGGCATCAACAATGTCGGCCCAATCGAAATCGCTGGGGTGAATCTGCACAAGCCGATCGACCTGGGCTTCATCACGCTGCAGAGCACCTATCTTTACTACTATCTGTTCCTGGCGCTGGCGATCCTGATCATCATCATCTCGATCCGCCTACAGGATTCACGGATTGGCCGTGCCTGGGTGGCGATTCGCGAAGATGAAATCGCAGCCACGGCCATGGGCATCAACACCCGCAACGTCAAGCTGACCGCCTTTGCCATGGGTGCCAGCTTCGGCGGGATTGCCGGGGGCCTGTTTGCCGGCTTCCAGGGCTTTGTCAGCCCCGAGAGCTTCACGCTGATGGAATCGATCATGGTGCTGGCCATGGTGGTATTAGGGGGCATGGGCCACATTCCTGGCGTCATCCTGGGGGCATTGATGCTGTCCGTCACTCCGGAGCTGCTGCGCGATGTCGCCAATATGATGCACAGCCAGGATGGCCGCCCACTGATCGACCCGGAAAACCTGCGCATGCTGCTGTTCGGTCTGGCCATGGTGGTCATCATGTTGTTCCGTCCGGCGGGCCTGTGGCCCAGCTCGCGTCGCCGTGCCGAGCTGAAACCGGCTACCGAGAAGATCAAGCTACAGGAAGATTCCAACCTGCAAGACGCGGAGAAAAAACATGAGTGA
- a CDS encoding YdcF family protein, protein MIEQLFKLLGSLLLPPASLLILMLIGWRMLPRAPRLARCLLVGSPIALTLLSLPMVSSRLIICLQPYPALDIQRLPPAQAIVVLCGGVNEYGEEYGGTTTNRFSLERARYAAYLHRASHLPVLVTGGSPGRPGKISEAAVMAKVLQHEFATPVRWVEDQAYNTAENASQSAALLHQAKVREILLVTTAWHMPRAMASFQPTGLIAHPAPTAFTKPPKQLLATDFVPSAPALMDSYYALHEWIGMGWYGLRHMIQKR, encoded by the coding sequence TTGATCGAGCAGCTGTTCAAGCTGCTTGGCAGCCTTCTGCTCCCGCCAGCCAGTCTGCTGATCCTGATGCTGATTGGCTGGCGCATGCTGCCACGCGCCCCCCGCCTGGCCCGCTGCCTGCTGGTGGGCAGCCCGATTGCACTCACGCTGCTGTCACTGCCGATGGTATCCAGCAGGTTGATCATTTGCTTGCAACCCTACCCAGCCTTGGACATCCAACGGCTTCCGCCAGCCCAGGCCATTGTCGTCCTGTGCGGCGGCGTGAATGAGTACGGGGAAGAATACGGCGGCACCACGACCAATCGATTCTCGCTGGAACGCGCCCGCTATGCAGCCTATCTGCATCGCGCCTCGCACCTGCCCGTCCTCGTCACCGGTGGATCACCGGGGCGCCCAGGGAAAATCAGCGAAGCGGCTGTCATGGCCAAGGTCTTACAGCATGAATTCGCCACGCCGGTTCGCTGGGTGGAGGATCAAGCCTACAACACCGCCGAGAATGCCAGCCAAAGCGCTGCCTTGCTGCACCAAGCCAAGGTGCGCGAAATCCTGCTGGTGACGACTGCATGGCATATGCCCCGCGCCATGGCCAGCTTTCAGCCCACTGGGCTGATCGCCCACCCTGCCCCGACCGCCTTTACCAAGCCCCCCAAGCAACTCCTGGCAACAGACTTTGTGCCAAGCGCCCCCGCCCTGATGGACAGCTATTATGCGCTACATGAGTGGATCGGCATGGGATGGTATGGCTTACGTCACATGATACAAAAGCGGTGA
- a CDS encoding branched-chain amino acid ABC transporter permease: protein MDIFLQQILNGLVVGSIYALIALGYTMVYGILGLINFAHGEVVMIGAMVSITVINVLLQMNLGLPGVVTITLATCAAMAACMLLSFSIEKIAYRPLRKAPRLAPLITAIGISIILQQVAMVIWGKRYVVFPSVIKVETIDIMGATITNLQIVIVVLAIVFMGVLVGIVEKTKLGRAMRATSQNPEVATLMGVNVNHIISMTFVLGAALGAIAGVMVAANYDQAHANMGFMIGLKAFTAAVLGGIGNLAGAVVGGILLGIVESLGAGYIGPLTGDVLGSNYQDIFAFLMLIAVLVFRPSGLLGERVAERA from the coding sequence ATGGATATTTTTCTTCAACAAATACTGAACGGCCTCGTCGTCGGCAGTATCTACGCCCTGATCGCCTTGGGTTACACCATGGTATACGGCATTCTGGGCTTGATTAACTTCGCACATGGTGAAGTCGTCATGATCGGCGCCATGGTGTCGATCACCGTGATCAATGTCCTCCTGCAGATGAATCTGGGCCTACCTGGGGTGGTGACCATCACACTGGCCACCTGCGCTGCCATGGCGGCGTGCATGCTGCTCTCATTCAGCATCGAGAAGATCGCCTATCGACCACTGCGCAAGGCGCCCCGCCTGGCCCCGCTGATCACGGCGATCGGTATCTCCATCATTTTGCAACAGGTGGCGATGGTCATCTGGGGTAAGCGCTATGTGGTGTTCCCCTCGGTCATCAAAGTCGAAACCATCGATATCATGGGTGCCACCATCACCAACCTGCAGATTGTCATTGTCGTGCTGGCCATTGTCTTCATGGGCGTTCTAGTGGGGATCGTCGAAAAGACCAAACTGGGCCGCGCCATGCGCGCCACCTCGCAGAACCCGGAAGTCGCCACGCTGATGGGCGTGAATGTCAACCACATCATCTCCATGACCTTTGTACTGGGTGCAGCGCTGGGCGCCATCGCGGGCGTCATGGTCGCAGCCAACTATGACCAGGCTCATGCCAACATGGGGTTCATGATTGGTCTGAAAGCCTTTACCGCAGCGGTGCTCGGTGGCATTGGCAACTTGGCTGGCGCAGTGGTCGGCGGCATTTTGCTGGGCATCGTCGAGAGCCTGGGTGCAGGTTACATCGGCCCGTTGACCGGAGATGTGCTGGGCAGTAACTACCAAGACATCTTTGCTTTCCTAATGCTGATCGCAGTATTGGTGTTCCGTCCGTCCGGCCTGCTGGGCGAACGCGTTGCCGAACGTGCATAA
- a CDS encoding ABC transporter ATP-binding protein — protein MSLLEVNNLSVAYGGIQAVRNINLNIEEGELVSLIGANGAGKTTTLKTLSGMLQPAGGKVVYRGLDINTVSNHTLVSRGLALVPEGRGIFGRLTVTENLQMGAYYRNDNADIATDMEKMFTIFPRLKERHKQLAGTLSGGEQQMVAIARALMGRPKLLLLDEPSMGLAPIIVQKIFEVIKQVSKQGVTILLVEQNAKLALQISDRGYVMESGRITLTDNAQSLLNNDKVRQAYLGE, from the coding sequence ATGAGCCTGCTCGAAGTAAATAACTTGTCTGTGGCCTATGGCGGCATCCAGGCAGTCAGAAACATCAATTTGAACATCGAAGAGGGCGAGCTGGTCTCGCTGATCGGTGCCAATGGCGCTGGCAAGACCACTACATTGAAGACGCTGTCTGGCATGCTGCAGCCGGCGGGCGGCAAAGTGGTCTATCGTGGCCTGGACATCAATACCGTGTCCAACCACACGCTGGTGTCGCGTGGGCTGGCCCTGGTTCCGGAAGGTCGCGGTATTTTCGGGCGACTGACCGTCACCGAAAACCTGCAGATGGGGGCCTACTATCGCAATGACAATGCAGACATCGCGACTGATATGGAAAAGATGTTCACCATCTTCCCACGCCTGAAAGAACGCCATAAGCAATTGGCAGGCACGCTATCAGGCGGTGAGCAGCAGATGGTCGCAATTGCCCGTGCATTGATGGGGCGCCCGAAGCTGTTGCTGTTGGACGAGCCATCCATGGGTTTGGCACCGATCATCGTGCAAAAGATCTTCGAAGTCATCAAGCAGGTGTCCAAGCAAGGGGTGACCATTCTACTGGTCGAGCAAAACGCCAAGCTGGCATTGCAGATCAGTGATCGTGGTTATGTGATGGAGTCCGGTCGCATCACCCTCACCGACAACGCACAGTCCTTGCTGAACAATGACAAGGTGCGTCAAGCCTATCTGGGGGAATGA
- a CDS encoding ribonucleotide-diphosphate reductase subunit beta, with product MLSFDDTTNQAAPRPAAPSQPHHAGSMVAHSNNRVAAVDKRIINGTTDVNQLVPFKYKWAWEKYLATCANHWMPQEINMQRDIELWKNPNGLTDDERRIVKRNLGFFVTADSLAANNIVLGTYRQITAPECRQFLLRQAFEEAIHTHAYQYIVESLGLDEGEVFNAYHEVKSIRDKDEFLIPFIDTLTDPNFKTGTLEADQALLKSIIVFACIMEGLFFYVGFVQILALGRQNKMTGAAEQYQYILRDESMHCNFGIDLINTIKLENPQLWTDSFKAEIIDLFKRAVDLEYAYAEDTMPRGVLGLNSAMFKDYLRFIANRRMQQIGLDPLFPGATNPFPWMSEMIDLKKEKNFFETRVIEYQSGGALSWD from the coding sequence ATGCTCAGCTTTGACGATACCACCAATCAAGCCGCCCCGCGTCCCGCAGCACCCAGCCAGCCCCACCATGCAGGCAGCATGGTCGCGCACAGCAACAACCGCGTCGCAGCAGTCGATAAACGCATCATCAACGGCACCACCGACGTCAACCAACTCGTACCGTTCAAATATAAATGGGCGTGGGAAAAATACCTCGCCACTTGTGCCAACCACTGGATGCCGCAAGAAATCAATATGCAACGCGACATCGAGCTGTGGAAGAACCCCAACGGCCTGACCGACGACGAGCGCCGCATCGTCAAGCGCAACCTGGGCTTCTTCGTCACCGCCGACAGCCTGGCAGCCAACAACATCGTCCTGGGCACCTATCGCCAGATCACCGCCCCTGAATGCCGCCAGTTCCTGCTGCGCCAAGCCTTTGAGGAGGCCATCCACACCCACGCCTATCAATACATCGTGGAAAGCCTCGGGCTGGATGAAGGCGAAGTCTTCAACGCCTACCATGAAGTGAAATCGATTCGGGACAAAGATGAATTCCTGATCCCCTTCATCGACACCCTCACCGATCCGAACTTCAAAACCGGCACGCTCGAAGCCGATCAGGCTCTACTGAAATCCATCATCGTCTTCGCCTGCATCATGGAAGGCCTGTTCTTCTACGTCGGCTTCGTCCAGATCCTGGCGCTGGGCCGGCAGAACAAGATGACCGGCGCTGCCGAGCAATACCAATACATCCTGCGTGATGAATCCATGCATTGCAACTTCGGTATCGACCTGATCAACACCATCAAGCTGGAAAACCCCCAGCTGTGGACAGACAGCTTCAAAGCCGAAATCATCGACCTGTTCAAACGCGCGGTGGATCTGGAATACGCCTATGCCGAAGACACCATGCCCCGTGGCGTACTGGGCCTGAACTCCGCCATGTTCAAAGACTACCTGCGCTTCATCGCCAACCGCCGCATGCAACAGATCGGCCTCGACCCCCTCTTCCCCGGCGCCACCAACCCCTTCCCGTGGATGAGCGAAATGATCGACCTGAAAAAAGAGAAAAACTTCTTCGAAACCCGCGTGATTGAGTACCAATCAGGTGGGGCGCTGAGCTGGGATTGA
- the purU gene encoding formyltetrahydrofolate deformylase, translated as MKNTATLLISCPDQRGLVAAIANFLYTYDANIIHADQHQDIDQGLFLMRVEWDLSDFKLPIDAFPAAFQPIADRFTMYWRLKLSQNRSRMAIFVSKYDHCLEDLLYRFKSGELQCEIPLIISNHEDTRRMVEFHGIPFHHIEMTRENKVDAEARQLALLTEHGVDLIVLARYMQVLSADFVRRFPQQIINIHHSFLPAFDGAKPYHRAHTRGVKLIGATGHYVTEVLDDGPIIEQGVIRISHRDSVDDLIQKGRDLEKAVLARSVRWHLEHRILEYGNKTVIFD; from the coding sequence ATGAAGAATACCGCGACGTTGTTGATATCCTGCCCCGATCAACGCGGATTGGTGGCTGCGATTGCCAATTTTCTCTATACCTATGATGCCAATATTATTCATGCGGATCAGCATCAGGATATTGATCAAGGGTTATTCCTGATGCGGGTGGAGTGGGATCTGTCCGATTTCAAACTACCTATCGACGCTTTTCCAGCGGCTTTCCAGCCGATTGCCGATCGATTCACCATGTATTGGCGGCTGAAGCTGTCACAGAACCGCTCCCGCATGGCGATTTTCGTATCCAAATATGATCATTGCCTGGAAGATCTGCTGTATCGCTTCAAAAGCGGCGAGTTGCAATGCGAGATTCCGCTGATCATCAGCAACCACGAAGATACCCGGCGCATGGTGGAGTTCCATGGCATTCCATTTCACCATATCGAAATGACGCGGGAGAACAAAGTGGATGCGGAGGCGCGGCAGTTGGCGTTGCTGACCGAGCACGGGGTGGACTTGATCGTGCTGGCCCGTTACATGCAGGTGCTGTCTGCGGATTTTGTCCGACGTTTTCCGCAGCAGATCATCAATATCCATCATTCTTTCCTGCCGGCCTTTGATGGTGCGAAGCCGTATCACCGTGCACATACCAGAGGGGTGAAGCTGATCGGCGCCACTGGTCATTATGTAACCGAGGTGCTTGACGATGGCCCGATCATCGAGCAAGGTGTGATCCGCATTTCGCACCGGGACTCGGTGGATGATTTGATCCAGAAAGGTCGTGATCTGGAGAAGGCTGTATTGGCGCGCTCCGTGCGTTGGCATTTGGAGCATCGTATTTTGGAGTACGGTAATAAAACCGTCATTTTTGATTGA
- a CDS encoding ABC transporter ATP-binding protein has protein sequence MSEVLLKIDGINKRFGGLQALSDVSLTINKKEIYGLIGPNGAGKTTLFNVLTGLYIADTGTLFFNGKQLIGHKPYTMVENGLARTFQNIRLFANMTALENVMVGRHARTRSGVWGAMLKLPGTRREEAETRKRAMELLDYVGIAGHANAVSRNLSYGDQRRLEIARALATDPQLIALDEPAAGMNPKETEDLRDLMEKIRGDGVTILLIEHDVKLVMGLCDRIAVLDYGKKIAEGIPAVVQKDPRVIEAYLGASPT, from the coding sequence ATGAGTGAAGTCCTGCTGAAAATCGACGGCATCAATAAGCGATTCGGCGGCCTGCAAGCGCTCTCCGATGTCTCGTTGACCATCAACAAAAAAGAGATCTATGGCTTGATCGGCCCGAACGGGGCCGGCAAGACCACACTGTTCAATGTGCTGACTGGTCTGTACATCGCTGACACTGGCACGCTGTTTTTCAATGGCAAGCAACTGATTGGCCACAAGCCCTACACCATGGTCGAAAACGGCTTGGCGCGGACATTCCAGAACATCCGCCTGTTTGCCAACATGACCGCGCTGGAAAACGTCATGGTCGGGCGCCATGCCCGCACCCGATCCGGCGTCTGGGGTGCCATGCTCAAACTGCCGGGCACACGCCGTGAAGAAGCAGAAACCCGTAAGCGCGCGATGGAGCTGCTCGACTACGTAGGAATTGCCGGGCACGCCAATGCCGTTTCACGCAACCTGTCCTATGGCGACCAACGCCGCCTGGAGATCGCTCGCGCGCTGGCGACTGACCCGCAGCTGATTGCGCTGGACGAGCCCGCTGCCGGGATGAACCCGAAGGAGACTGAAGATCTGCGGGATCTGATGGAGAAGATCCGTGGAGATGGCGTGACCATCCTGCTGATTGAGCACGATGTCAAATTGGTGATGGGGCTATGCGACCGGATCGCTGTTCTCGACTATGGCAAGAAGATTGCCGAGGGCATCCCCGCCGTCGTACAAAAAGACCCCCGCGTGATTGAAGCTTATCTGGGAGCCTCGCCAACATGA
- a CDS encoding thioredoxin family protein: protein MSKPPHSSQILGWQSLHGGQFHQHLARQPGISLVLFGQPGCGACRRAEALIPTLAAGSVDQLFKVDVQQDPAIGQEFGLFHLPALFIYQHGQFHAALHCSLTAAAFDDALRKCLGKPAEEAP, encoded by the coding sequence ATGAGTAAGCCACCCCACTCCAGCCAAATACTTGGCTGGCAATCCTTGCATGGAGGCCAATTTCATCAACATCTTGCCCGGCAGCCCGGCATCAGTCTGGTCTTGTTCGGCCAACCTGGGTGCGGCGCATGCCGGCGGGCGGAAGCGCTGATTCCCACCTTGGCGGCAGGCAGCGTCGATCAGCTGTTCAAGGTGGATGTCCAGCAAGACCCGGCCATTGGGCAGGAATTCGGGTTGTTCCACCTGCCCGCCCTGTTCATCTACCAGCATGGGCAGTTTCACGCCGCACTACATTGCAGCCTGACCGCTGCGGCATTTGATGATGCCCTGCGCAAGTGCCTGGGCAAACCCGCAGAAGAAGCTCCGTGA
- a CDS encoding ribonucleoside-diphosphate reductase subunit alpha has protein sequence MLNSTTDTAYSAAVPPTAGGYPQESASQQEYNAYKCIRRNGSVVPFEPMKISVAMTKAFLAVHGGQGAASARVRELVAQLTDIVIRQLMRRKPEGGAIHIEEIQDQVELALMRSGEHDVARAYVLYREMRSRERAERGETDVATDINVIDNGITQPLDLNKLKALIRSACKGLEQFTDPDHILSETQKNLYDGVPAEEVRKSAELSARQLIEKDPAYSYVTARLLLNRLRREVLGEEIAHEDMATRYAEYFPEFIRKGIEAELLDPTLQQFDLVRLSAALVHDRDYQFGYLGLQTLYDRYFLHIHGTRIELPQAFFMRVAMGLAINEIDREARAIEFYNVLSTFDFMSSTPTLFNSGSLRSQLSSCYLTTVADDLDGIYEALKENALLSKFAGGLGNDWTPVRALGSHIKGTNGKSQGIVPFLKVVNDTAVAVNQGGKRKGAVCAYLETWHADVEEFLELRKNTGDDRRRTHDMNTANWIPDLFMKRVMENGDWSLFSPSEVPDLHDLYGQTFEDAYLRYEEKAARGEMRVHKRVPALQLWRKILTMLFETGHPWITFKDPCNIRSPQQHMGVVHSSNLCTEITLNTNDSEIAVCNLGSINLVNHMKDGQLDSEKLKHTIQIAMRMLDNVIDINFYPVKKARNSNLRHRPVGMGLMGFQDCLQIQRIPYGSAAAVEFADRSMELIAYHAYWASTELAEERGKYPSYAGSLWDRGVLPHDSIDLLGMQRGGYLDMDRSVTLDWDALRTRIKQFGMRNSNCLAIAPTATIANIVGVSASIEPTYQNLFVKSNLSGEFTVVNEYLVKDLKERGLWDEVMISDLKYFDGSLGRIDRVPQDLRDLYATAFEIDPKWLVECGSRRQKWIDQAQSLNLYMSNASGKKLDELYKHAWIKGLKTTYYLRTLAATSAEKSTGRGGELNAVPVDGGLSATTATGNYTAGDGAAEGAKFCSIDNPECEACQ, from the coding sequence ATGCTCAACTCCACCACCGACACGGCATACAGCGCCGCCGTTCCACCAACGGCTGGCGGGTATCCACAGGAATCCGCCTCGCAACAGGAATACAACGCCTACAAATGCATCCGCCGCAATGGCAGCGTTGTCCCTTTCGAACCGATGAAGATTTCGGTTGCGATGACCAAGGCATTCCTGGCGGTGCATGGTGGTCAGGGCGCGGCCTCAGCTCGTGTACGCGAGTTGGTGGCGCAGCTGACTGATATCGTGATCCGTCAGCTGATGCGTCGCAAACCTGAGGGCGGTGCCATCCATATCGAAGAAATCCAGGACCAGGTCGAACTGGCGCTGATGCGCTCTGGCGAGCATGATGTGGCGCGTGCCTATGTACTGTATCGGGAAATGCGCTCGCGCGAACGGGCCGAGCGCGGCGAAACCGATGTCGCCACCGACATCAATGTGATCGACAACGGTATCACCCAGCCACTTGACCTCAACAAGCTGAAGGCCCTGATCCGCTCTGCATGCAAGGGCTTGGAACAATTCACCGACCCGGACCACATCCTGTCCGAGACCCAGAAAAACCTGTACGACGGTGTGCCTGCTGAAGAAGTCCGCAAGTCCGCCGAGCTTTCCGCCCGGCAGCTGATCGAAAAAGACCCAGCCTATAGCTATGTCACCGCCCGCCTGCTGCTGAACCGTCTGCGCCGCGAAGTGCTGGGTGAAGAGATTGCCCATGAGGACATGGCCACCCGCTATGCCGAGTATTTCCCGGAATTCATCCGCAAAGGGATCGAAGCCGAGCTGCTCGACCCGACCCTGCAGCAATTCGACCTGGTGCGCCTGAGTGCCGCGCTGGTGCATGATCGCGACTATCAGTTTGGCTATCTGGGCTTGCAGACACTGTACGACCGTTATTTCCTGCACATCCACGGCACCCGCATCGAGCTGCCGCAGGCGTTTTTCATGCGTGTGGCAATGGGCCTTGCCATCAATGAGATCGACCGCGAAGCACGCGCCATTGAGTTCTACAATGTGCTGTCCACCTTCGACTTCATGTCGTCCACGCCCACGCTGTTCAACTCAGGCTCGTTGCGCAGCCAATTGTCGAGCTGCTACCTGACCACCGTCGCAGATGATCTGGACGGCATCTACGAAGCACTCAAGGAAAACGCGCTGCTGTCGAAATTCGCTGGCGGCCTGGGCAACGACTGGACCCCCGTCCGCGCACTGGGCAGCCACATCAAAGGTACCAACGGCAAGTCACAAGGCATCGTCCCCTTTCTGAAAGTGGTGAATGACACAGCCGTGGCCGTCAATCAAGGCGGCAAGCGCAAGGGTGCTGTGTGCGCCTACCTGGAAACTTGGCATGCCGACGTCGAGGAATTCCTGGAGCTGCGTAAGAACACCGGTGACGACCGCCGCCGCACCCACGACATGAACACCGCGAACTGGATTCCCGACCTGTTCATGAAGCGCGTGATGGAAAATGGTGACTGGTCGCTGTTCTCCCCTTCCGAGGTGCCCGATCTACATGACCTGTACGGCCAAACCTTTGAGGACGCTTATCTGCGTTATGAAGAGAAGGCCGCACGTGGCGAAATGCGCGTCCACAAGCGGGTTCCCGCGTTGCAACTGTGGCGCAAGATTCTGACCATGCTGTTTGAAACCGGTCACCCATGGATCACATTCAAAGATCCGTGCAATATCCGCAGCCCACAACAGCATATGGGCGTGGTGCATAGCTCGAACCTCTGCACCGAGATCACGCTCAATACCAATGACAGCGAAATCGCCGTGTGCAACCTGGGCTCGATCAACCTGGTGAACCACATGAAAGATGGCCAGCTCGACAGCGAAAAGCTCAAGCACACCATCCAGATCGCGATGCGCATGCTCGACAACGTGATCGACATCAACTTCTACCCGGTCAAAAAAGCACGTAACTCCAACCTGCGTCATCGCCCGGTTGGCATGGGACTGATGGGCTTTCAGGACTGCCTGCAGATCCAGCGCATTCCTTACGGCTCTGCCGCTGCCGTGGAATTTGCAGATCGCTCAATGGAGCTGATCGCCTACCACGCCTACTGGGCCTCCACCGAGCTGGCCGAAGAGCGTGGCAAGTACCCAAGCTATGCCGGCAGCCTGTGGGATCGCGGCGTGTTGCCTCACGACTCCATCGACCTGCTTGGCATGCAACGTGGTGGCTATCTGGACATGGATCGCTCCGTCACGCTGGATTGGGACGCCCTGCGTACCCGCATCAAGCAATTCGGTATGCGTAACTCAAACTGCCTGGCGATTGCGCCGACCGCCACCATCGCCAACATCGTGGGGGTCTCCGCCTCGATCGAGCCGACCTATCAGAACCTGTTCGTCAAGTCGAACCTGTCGGGCGAATTCACGGTGGTCAACGAATACCTGGTGAAAGACCTGAAAGAACGTGGTCTATGGGACGAAGTCATGATCTCCGACCTCAAGTATTTCGATGGCAGCCTGGGCCGCATCGACCGTGTCCCGCAAGACCTGCGCGACCTCTACGCCACCGCATTTGAGATCGACCCGAAATGGCTGGTGGAATGCGGCTCCCGCCGCCAGAAATGGATCGACCAGGCCCAATCATTGAACCTGTACATGTCCAACGCCAGCGGCAAAAAGCTGGACGAGCTGTATAAACACGCCTGGATCAAGGGCCTCAAGACCACCTATTACCTACGCACCCTGGCCGCCACCAGTGCGGAAAAATCAACGGGCCGTGGCGGTGAATTGAATGCAGTACCGGTAGATGGCGGCCTATCGGCTACCACCGCAACCGGCAACTACACCGCCGGGGATGGCGCAGCAGAGGGTGCGAAATTCTGCTCCATCGACAACCCGGAATGTGAAGCCTGCCAATAA
- a CDS encoding high-potential iron-sulfur protein: MRGLFMVTRRQFILHYVPAMGLGCYLQPSAASEATPLDVNDPKAKALAYTEDANQVDAAKHPRFKAGQDCEACQLYMPTGDSWGTCSLFEGKLVAAKGWCTAYQ, encoded by the coding sequence ATGCGAGGTTTGTTCATGGTTACTCGTCGTCAATTCATACTTCACTATGTGCCGGCCATGGGGCTGGGTTGTTATTTGCAGCCTTCGGCGGCGTCTGAGGCCACGCCTTTGGATGTCAACGACCCCAAGGCAAAGGCGTTGGCTTACACCGAGGATGCCAACCAGGTTGATGCGGCCAAGCATCCGCGCTTCAAAGCAGGCCAGGATTGCGAGGCCTGTCAGCTGTATATGCCCACGGGGGACAGCTGGGGTACCTGTTCGCTGTTCGAGGGCAAGCTGGTGGCGGCCAAGGGGTGGTGCACGGCGTATCAGTGA